Proteins from a single region of Candidatus Limnocylindrales bacterium:
- a CDS encoding choice-of-anchor Q domain-containing protein: protein MIFPSPVCGRRTRLSARALVLGALLSLAADRGFAATITVNTTTDENGTGPACSLREAIASANNDVDTGGCVGSGAYNDDTILVPAGTYSTTAQLTVGDTTPNNLVITGAGAAATFVEGTASTRVFEITKGNFSVSGVTIRNGHAVEGAGIFFNSATGTTLTISDCEFTGNQATGAKAGGAVRVAVTNAVTTISGSLFTGNTNTNDGGAFSSTSNGAGATITNSSFVANSADGSGGAIFWSGDASSVLLMNNVTIAGNTADANSSGGGDGGGLARGAGTVNVGNTIIANNTDLSPLAANKVFDCSTASAAAVVSQGYNLIGVRDIGGCTGFSNTGDQFGTVAAPLNPGLSGALATNGGTTRNLQLTSSSVALNAGNPGTPDGTLVSTLRRCQPNDQRGETRPQGTACDIGAVEGICGDGSVGLSEQCESGICCNTVTCLFRTVATTCRGSAGICDPAESCTGSAASCPSDSLSASTQVCRSSAGVCDTAESCTGAAAACPVDLFVSASTVCRESGGVCDIAESCTGSTALCPGNVFVASDIVCRSTVGVCDAVESCTGSSALCPADGFLASSTLCRATTGVCDTAELCTGASAGCPADIFQPSSTVCRQTAGVCDAAESCTGSSGACPIDNFLDFPTVCRDATGVCDLEEDCNGASPDCPSNDFAASDTACRTAAGVCDTVEFCSGSTSACPADVFRASDVTCRGSAGICDTVESCTGTSAACPGNAFVPTTTVCRASAGVCDTAESCTGTAAACPTNAFIATSSICRAASGVCDTSESCSGTGAACPGDLFLPASTVCRSSTGVCDVAESCTGTTAACPANGFVASSTVCRAAAGSCDSVESCTGGGAACPADSFLASDITCRAAADICDVAEACTGASATCPANDFVASTVTCRPASGVCDTSEACTGTAAACPTDSFLTTATVCRTSNGICDAAETCSGSAAACPANAFLPSSTACRPSAGICDSAESCSGNSAACPFDSFFPSTLTCRASAGVCDAAETCTGASASCPANGFVASNVPCRSAAGACDTAESCTGDAIACPSDQFVASTTTCRTSAGVCDTAETCTGGSASCPADSFLGTATTCRSSAGVCDVAETCNGAGPSCPANSFLPTTTPCRASAGSCDTAEFCSGVSGACPFDAFVAVDTVCRASGGVCDSVEVCSGTAPACPTDLFASPSVTCRASSDACDSAETCSGSAAACPANTFASPATICRGAAGVCDSVETCTGTSPACPADSVLSTASICRTSSGVCDSAETCSGLSVNCPVNSFLSAATTCRGSVGVCDAAETCSGSSAVCPADSLLTSTTVCRPSAGGCDPGEVCSGASPDCQADGLVPSGTTCRQLSGPCDTIEQCNGTSPACPVDTFLSPATTCRASAGICDAAESCSGTAAACPVDAFASGAICRSSTGICDATETCSGTSASCPSDSFLTGTTCRSAAGICDAAELCPGSSQACPADTFVSNLTCRASAGPCDVAEICSGQSAACPADTLVAFNTLCRASTGICDSSEGCTGTSASCPSDTFASSQTLCRESTGVCDPAETCTGAAATCPANAVAGSSTVCRSASGSCDVAESCTGASPACPADAFASSQAVCRTAVGACDAAELCSGSSTACPADAFATSQTVCRSAAGACDVAELCPGSSATCPADLLATSQTVCRVSTGICDTAEICSGTSIACPAEINTNGQSCGTAAFCSTEGICNGGVCSGTPRNCADTNACTTDACDEVNDTCTHTNNTAPCDDGLFCTSADTCKDGACSGTTRDCSDTNPCTDDGCDEGGDICSHTARPDQAPCDDSAFCTVGEKCVGGACTAGTARDCSDTTACTNDSCNEATDSCTHVSNSSPCDDGAFCDGADTCNNGTCSLHAGNPCPGPDGDGNCSESCNEALDNCSAADSDSSPCNDGDECTQNDICANGTCAGISIPSCGVTTTTLRDEILCGDANDDHKLSAGDALAALRTAVGTGTCPLVRCDYNGDNKVSAADALAILRKAVGLSGTPHCPAAAAADESGEASTTTTLPEAN from the coding sequence ATGATTTTTCCGAGCCCGGTTTGTGGCCGTCGTACCCGTCTGTCCGCGCGTGCGCTGGTGCTCGGCGCATTGCTCTCGCTCGCAGCCGATCGCGGGTTCGCTGCAACCATCACCGTCAATACGACGACCGACGAAAACGGAACCGGCCCAGCATGCTCGCTGCGCGAGGCGATCGCATCCGCGAACAACGACGTCGACACCGGCGGCTGCGTCGGCAGCGGCGCTTATAACGACGATACGATCCTCGTTCCGGCCGGCACGTACTCGACGACCGCACAACTGACCGTCGGCGACACGACGCCCAACAATCTCGTCATCACCGGCGCCGGGGCGGCTGCGACGTTCGTCGAGGGGACGGCGTCGACACGCGTCTTCGAGATCACGAAAGGAAACTTTTCGGTCTCGGGGGTCACCATACGAAACGGTCACGCGGTCGAAGGCGCAGGAATATTCTTCAACTCCGCTACGGGAACGACGCTGACGATCAGCGATTGCGAATTTACCGGCAATCAGGCGACCGGTGCGAAGGCCGGAGGCGCCGTTCGTGTGGCGGTTACCAACGCGGTCACGACCATCAGCGGCAGCCTTTTCACGGGCAATACCAACACAAACGACGGCGGCGCGTTCTCCAGCACGAGCAACGGCGCGGGCGCAACCATCACCAACTCGAGCTTCGTCGCCAACTCTGCCGATGGCAGCGGCGGCGCGATCTTCTGGTCCGGCGATGCGTCGAGCGTGCTGCTCATGAACAACGTGACGATCGCGGGCAATACCGCTGATGCCAATTCCAGCGGCGGCGGCGACGGCGGCGGTCTCGCGCGAGGCGCCGGCACCGTCAACGTCGGCAACACGATCATCGCCAACAACACGGATCTTAGCCCGCTTGCGGCCAACAAGGTGTTCGACTGCTCGACCGCGAGCGCGGCAGCCGTCGTTTCCCAGGGCTACAACCTGATCGGTGTTCGCGACATCGGCGGCTGCACGGGATTTTCGAATACCGGAGATCAGTTCGGAACGGTTGCTGCACCGCTGAATCCGGGACTGTCGGGCGCACTCGCCACCAACGGCGGCACCACTCGAAACCTGCAGCTGACTTCCTCGAGCGTCGCGCTGAACGCCGGCAATCCGGGAACGCCCGATGGCACGCTCGTAAGCACGCTGCGTCGCTGCCAGCCGAACGATCAACGCGGGGAGACGCGGCCTCAGGGCACGGCGTGCGATATCGGCGCGGTCGAAGGCATCTGCGGTGACGGCTCGGTCGGCCTGAGCGAGCAGTGCGAATCGGGCATCTGCTGCAATACCGTGACGTGCCTGTTCCGAACTGTCGCAACGACCTGTCGCGGCTCGGCCGGAATCTGCGATCCGGCGGAATCGTGCACCGGCTCCGCGGCGAGCTGTCCTTCGGATTCGCTGTCCGCCAGCACGCAGGTCTGCCGTTCGTCCGCCGGCGTCTGCGACACGGCCGAGAGCTGCACGGGCGCGGCCGCCGCCTGCCCGGTCGATCTTTTCGTTTCAGCGTCGACGGTCTGCCGCGAATCCGGCGGTGTCTGCGACATCGCCGAGAGTTGCACGGGATCGACCGCGCTGTGTCCGGGCAACGTCTTCGTCGCGTCCGACATCGTCTGTCGCTCGACGGTCGGCGTCTGCGATGCTGTCGAATCCTGCACCGGCTCGAGCGCGCTTTGTCCGGCCGACGGCTTCCTTGCGTCGAGCACGCTGTGCCGGGCGACCACGGGGGTCTGCGACACGGCCGAGCTCTGCACCGGAGCGTCGGCCGGTTGTCCTGCCGATATTTTCCAGCCGTCGAGCACGGTCTGCCGGCAGACGGCCGGCGTATGCGACGCGGCCGAATCGTGCACCGGATCGTCGGGTGCATGTCCGATCGACAATTTCCTCGACTTCCCGACCGTCTGCCGCGACGCCACCGGAGTGTGCGACCTCGAAGAAGACTGCAACGGCGCATCGCCCGATTGTCCGTCGAATGATTTCGCCGCGTCCGATACCGCGTGCCGCACGGCTGCGGGCGTCTGCGACACCGTCGAATTCTGCAGCGGGTCGACGTCCGCATGTCCGGCCGACGTGTTCCGGGCTTCGGATGTCACATGCCGCGGCTCGGCCGGCATCTGTGACACGGTAGAGAGCTGCACGGGAACTTCCGCTGCGTGCCCGGGCAATGCGTTCGTGCCGACGACGACGGTCTGCCGCGCGTCGGCCGGTGTCTGCGACACCGCGGAATCCTGCACCGGAACCGCCGCGGCCTGCCCCACCAACGCGTTCATCGCCACGTCGTCGATCTGCCGCGCCGCTTCCGGTGTCTGCGACACCAGTGAATCGTGCAGCGGAACCGGCGCCGCGTGTCCCGGCGATCTGTTCCTGCCGGCGTCGACGGTGTGCCGCAGCTCGACCGGCGTCTGCGACGTGGCCGAGAGCTGCACCGGCACGACGGCCGCATGCCCGGCCAACGGATTCGTTGCGTCGAGCACGGTCTGCCGGGCTGCTGCCGGAAGCTGCGACAGCGTCGAGTCGTGCACCGGGGGCGGCGCCGCATGTCCTGCGGATTCTTTCCTCGCGTCGGACATCACGTGTCGCGCCGCCGCGGACATCTGTGACGTTGCCGAGGCCTGCACCGGAGCGTCGGCGACATGTCCGGCCAACGATTTCGTGGCCTCGACGGTCACGTGCCGCCCGGCAAGCGGCGTCTGCGATACCAGCGAGGCGTGCACGGGAACCGCCGCGGCATGCCCAACAGACTCGTTCCTGACCACGGCAACCGTGTGCCGGACGTCGAATGGGATCTGCGATGCCGCCGAGACCTGCTCCGGCTCGGCGGCCGCCTGCCCGGCCAATGCGTTCCTCCCATCCAGCACCGCCTGCCGGCCTTCGGCGGGAATCTGCGACAGCGCAGAATCGTGCTCCGGCAACAGCGCAGCCTGCCCGTTCGATTCCTTCTTTCCATCGACGCTGACGTGCCGCGCCTCGGCCGGCGTATGCGATGCGGCGGAAACCTGCACGGGCGCGTCGGCAAGCTGCCCGGCAAACGGATTCGTTGCATCGAATGTCCCGTGCCGGAGCGCAGCCGGCGCCTGCGATACGGCCGAGAGCTGCACCGGAGACGCGATCGCTTGCCCGTCGGATCAGTTCGTCGCGAGCACCACGACGTGCCGCACTTCCGCCGGCGTCTGCGATACGGCGGAGACGTGCACCGGCGGCAGCGCGTCGTGCCCGGCGGACTCGTTCCTCGGTACTGCGACGACATGTCGTTCTTCGGCCGGCGTGTGCGACGTCGCCGAGACCTGCAATGGAGCGGGCCCTTCGTGCCCTGCCAATTCGTTCCTGCCCACGACCACTCCGTGCCGCGCGTCCGCAGGCAGCTGCGACACTGCGGAGTTCTGCTCCGGAGTATCGGGGGCGTGTCCGTTCGATGCGTTCGTGGCGGTCGACACGGTATGCCGAGCCTCCGGCGGCGTCTGCGATTCGGTCGAAGTCTGCAGCGGGACCGCGCCGGCGTGTCCGACGGACCTGTTCGCATCGCCTTCCGTCACGTGCCGAGCATCGAGCGATGCGTGCGACAGTGCGGAGACCTGCAGCGGATCGGCCGCTGCGTGTCCGGCAAATACGTTCGCATCACCGGCCACGATCTGTCGCGGCGCGGCCGGCGTGTGCGATTCGGTCGAGACCTGCACGGGTACGAGTCCCGCGTGTCCGGCCGACTCGGTGCTCTCTACGGCGTCGATCTGCCGCACGTCGAGCGGCGTGTGCGATTCGGCGGAGACGTGCAGCGGACTCAGCGTCAACTGCCCGGTCAACTCGTTCCTTTCGGCCGCGACGACGTGTCGCGGATCCGTCGGCGTATGCGACGCCGCCGAGACATGCTCGGGATCGAGCGCTGTGTGTCCTGCCGATTCGCTGCTGACGAGCACGACCGTCTGCCGTCCGTCGGCAGGTGGATGCGATCCGGGCGAGGTCTGCTCGGGCGCGAGCCCGGATTGCCAGGCCGACGGCCTCGTCCCGTCGGGAACGACGTGCCGCCAGCTGTCGGGACCGTGCGATACGATCGAACAGTGCAACGGGACCAGCCCCGCGTGTCCGGTCGACACGTTCCTGTCGCCGGCTACGACGTGTCGCGCGTCGGCTGGAATCTGTGACGCTGCGGAAAGCTGCTCGGGTACAGCAGCCGCCTGCCCGGTCGATGCATTCGCGTCCGGTGCAATCTGCCGCTCATCAACCGGCATATGCGACGCGACCGAGACGTGCAGTGGAACGAGCGCGTCGTGTCCGTCCGACTCGTTCCTTACCGGAACGACCTGCCGCTCGGCCGCGGGAATCTGTGACGCAGCCGAACTCTGTCCGGGATCGTCGCAGGCGTGTCCGGCCGACACGTTCGTTTCGAACCTGACGTGCCGTGCATCGGCGGGCCCGTGCGACGTTGCGGAGATCTGTTCCGGGCAGTCGGCCGCCTGTCCGGCGGACACGCTGGTTGCGTTCAACACGCTGTGCCGCGCATCGACGGGCATCTGCGACTCGAGCGAAGGGTGCACCGGCACTTCCGCTTCGTGCCCGTCGGATACGTTCGCATCGAGCCAGACGCTGTGCCGCGAATCGACCGGCGTGTGCGATCCCGCCGAAACCTGCACCGGCGCAGCAGCGACATGTCCGGCAAATGCGGTTGCCGGTTCGTCGACGGTCTGTCGAAGCGCGTCCGGCTCGTGCGATGTGGCCGAGAGCTGCACCGGAGCGTCGCCGGCGTGTCCTGCCGACGCGTTCGCTTCGAGTCAGGCGGTCTGCCGCACTGCCGTCGGTGCGTGCGACGCCGCCGAGCTCTGTTCCGGATCGTCGACGGCCTGCCCGGCCGATGCATTCGCCACCAGCCAGACCGTCTGTCGCAGCGCCGCAGGAGCCTGCGACGTTGCAGAGCTGTGCCCGGGTTCGTCCGCAACCTGCCCCGCCGATCTGCTCGCGACGAGCCAGACCGTGTGCCGGGTTTCCACCGGCATCTGCGACACGGCGGAGATCTGCAGCGGGACCTCGATTGCATGCCCGGCCGAAATCAACACGAACGGCCAGAGCTGCGGCACCGCGGCGTTCTGTTCGACCGAGGGCATCTGCAACGGCGGCGTCTGCTCGGGTACTCCGCGCAACTGCGCGGATACCAACGCCTGCACGACCGATGCGTGCGACGAGGTCAACGACACCTGCACGCACACCAACAACACGGCGCCGTGCGACGACGGTCTGTTCTGCACTTCCGCCGACACGTGCAAGGACGGCGCGTGCTCGGGAACGACGCGCGACTGCAGCGATACCAATCCCTGCACCGACGACGGCTGCGACGAGGGTGGCGACATCTGCTCGCACACGGCCAGGCCCGACCAGGCTCCGTGCGACGATTCTGCGTTCTGCACGGTGGGCGAGAAATGCGTCGGCGGCGCCTGCACGGCCGGTACGGCCCGCGACTGCAGCGACACGACGGCCTGCACGAACGATTCGTGCAACGAGGCCACCGATTCGTGCACACACGTCAGCAACTCTTCGCCGTGCGACGACGGCGCATTCTGCGACGGCGCCGACACCTGCAACAACGGGACGTGCAGCCTCCACGCCGGTAACCCCTGCCCCGGTCCGGACGGTGACGGCAACTGCAGCGAGTCGTGCAACGAGGCCCTCGACAACTGCAGCGCGGCCGATTCCGACAGCAGCCCGTGCAACGACGGCGACGAGTGCACGCAGAACGATATCTGCGCGAACGGCACCTGCGCCGGCATCTCGATTCCTTCATGCGGGGTAACGACGACGACGCTGCGGGATGAAATCCTCTGCGGCGACGCCAACGACGACCACAAGCTGAGCGCCGGCGATGCCCTTGCGGCGCTGCGAACCGCGGTTGGAACGGGAACCTGTCCTCTGGTGCGGTGCGACTACAACGGCGACAACAAGGTCAGTGCCGCCGATGCGCTCGCCATCCTGCGCAAGGCAGTCGGCCTGAGCGGCACGCCGCACTGTCCCGCTGCGGCAGCCGCCGACGAATCGGGCGAAGCGTCGACGACGACGACGCTGCCCGAGGCGAACTGA
- a CDS encoding coniferyl aldehyde dehydrogenase yields MAQTAQLRVIHSAENECERIYKIQREAYLRHPYPTAEERRANLSKLEQILAANVDQIAAMIGKDFGHRCAEETKLLEIFTSIDGIRDARKKVGKWMAPERRHVSILFATGKNRVIPQPKGVVGIVVPWNYPLFLLMGPLTSALAAGNRCMVKMAANSTNLCKFLAGKFAEVFPEDTVAILPGVKGSDFSSLPFDHLLFTGSADAGRNVMRAAAENLTPVTLELGGKSPTVVCEDFDVETAASRILYAKYVNAGQTCLAPDYVMVPKDKRDKFVEACKRILPQRYPDTSDPSYTSLIDDKAYKRLRATLDDAVAKGAEVVPLVPGAQFDDKLRKFPPHLVLNPTEDMMVMREEIFGPLLPVKTYDHLDDVLRYVNSKDRPLGFYLFTNDKEREEKLIYGTISGGVTVNNCVMHVAQHDMPFGGVGSSGMGHYHAREGFVEMSKLRPVHTNPKLPGVEQFYPPYGRKHSLLFNMLLRFKR; encoded by the coding sequence ATGGCCCAGACTGCGCAGCTTCGTGTCATTCACTCCGCCGAAAACGAGTGCGAGCGGATCTACAAGATTCAACGCGAAGCCTACCTTCGTCATCCTTATCCGACGGCCGAGGAGCGGCGCGCGAACCTTTCGAAGCTCGAACAGATTCTCGCGGCCAACGTGGACCAGATCGCAGCGATGATCGGAAAGGACTTCGGACATCGCTGCGCCGAAGAGACCAAGCTTCTGGAAATCTTCACGAGCATCGACGGCATCCGTGACGCACGAAAGAAGGTCGGCAAATGGATGGCCCCTGAGCGGCGCCACGTCTCCATCCTGTTTGCGACCGGAAAGAACCGCGTGATCCCTCAGCCGAAGGGCGTGGTCGGAATCGTCGTTCCGTGGAATTACCCGCTGTTTCTGCTGATGGGGCCGCTGACGAGCGCGCTCGCGGCCGGCAATCGCTGCATGGTCAAGATGGCGGCCAATTCGACCAATCTCTGCAAGTTCCTCGCGGGCAAGTTCGCCGAAGTCTTTCCGGAAGACACGGTGGCGATCCTGCCGGGAGTCAAGGGTTCGGATTTTTCGAGCCTGCCGTTCGATCACCTGCTGTTCACGGGCTCGGCCGATGCCGGGCGCAACGTGATGCGCGCGGCGGCAGAGAACCTGACTCCGGTCACGCTCGAGCTTGGCGGGAAGTCGCCGACGGTCGTCTGCGAGGACTTCGACGTCGAAACCGCGGCCTCGCGCATCCTGTACGCGAAATACGTCAACGCCGGCCAGACCTGCCTCGCGCCGGACTACGTGATGGTTCCGAAGGACAAGCGCGACAAGTTCGTCGAGGCCTGCAAGCGCATTCTCCCGCAGCGGTATCCGGATACGTCCGACCCGAGCTACACGTCGCTGATCGACGACAAGGCCTACAAGCGGCTGCGTGCGACCCTCGATGATGCGGTCGCCAAGGGCGCCGAAGTGGTGCCGCTCGTTCCCGGCGCGCAGTTCGACGACAAGCTTCGCAAATTTCCCCCGCATCTCGTGCTCAATCCGACCGAAGACATGATGGTCATGCGCGAGGAAATCTTCGGGCCACTGCTGCCGGTCAAGACCTACGACCATCTCGACGACGTGCTCCGCTACGTGAACTCGAAGGACCGCCCGCTCGGCTTCTACCTGTTCACGAACGACAAGGAGCGCGAGGAGAAGCTGATCTACGGCACCATTTCCGGAGGCGTCACCGTCAACAACTGCGTCATGCACGTGGCGCAGCACGACATGCCGTTCGGCGGCGTGGGTTCGAGCGGCATGGGGCACTATCATGCACGCGAAGGCTTCGTCGAAATGAGCAAGCTGCGGCCGGTGCACACCAATCCGAAGCTGCCTGGTGTTGAGCAGTTTTATCCGCCGTACGGCAGGAAGCACTCCCTGCTCTTCAACATGCTGTTGCGGTTCAAGAGATAG
- a CDS encoding amino acid permease, which translates to MASDRHPLDRLEPALSLADATLLVVSSVIGVGIFLTPGQVAAALPSAGAFLAAWVLGGVLSLAGALANAELGAMYPHAGGDYVYLREAWHPLAGFVIGWLSFFVIYAGTVATLAVGFVDGLAHFVPMSAGVRTAFAVAITLATSAIHFRGVRLAAWLNNVTAGLKIAALAALAVIGPMFLHLAGTATPAPAPSAVAPGGGITAMGFGLALSPVLFSYLGWNASVYVASEIRRPERNLPLSLFAGLAISTAIYLAVNLAYLDALSIDAMRANANVGEAAARVFFGEHGATIASVLILGSILSCLNATILVGPRIAYAMAIDGLFFRSVQGVHERYRTPHIAIAVQAMTAIALIVLLRRFPSVLDYTTFAIVLATIADTAALYQLRRRHPHRPRPYRAWGYPLVPALYLVANAAIAIAMLIGRPIECAAALAVTATALPAYAFFVRQK; encoded by the coding sequence ATGGCTTCGGATCGTCATCCACTCGATCGCCTCGAGCCGGCCCTGTCGCTGGCCGACGCGACGCTGCTCGTCGTCTCGTCGGTGATCGGCGTCGGGATCTTCCTGACGCCGGGCCAGGTAGCAGCCGCGCTGCCGAGCGCGGGCGCGTTCCTTGCGGCCTGGGTGCTCGGAGGCGTGCTGTCGCTGGCCGGCGCGCTCGCCAACGCCGAGCTCGGCGCCATGTACCCGCACGCCGGCGGCGACTACGTCTACCTTCGCGAGGCGTGGCATCCGCTCGCCGGCTTCGTGATCGGCTGGCTGTCGTTCTTCGTGATCTATGCCGGAACCGTCGCGACGCTTGCCGTCGGCTTCGTCGACGGACTGGCGCATTTCGTCCCGATGAGCGCAGGAGTGCGCACCGCATTCGCGGTCGCGATCACGCTCGCCACGTCGGCCATTCATTTTCGCGGCGTGCGGCTCGCGGCGTGGCTCAACAACGTAACCGCCGGCCTTAAGATCGCTGCGCTGGCCGCGCTCGCGGTGATCGGACCGATGTTCCTGCACCTTGCAGGGACGGCCACGCCCGCTCCGGCGCCATCTGCTGTTGCCCCCGGCGGCGGGATTACCGCGATGGGCTTCGGGCTGGCGCTCTCGCCGGTGCTGTTCAGCTATCTCGGCTGGAACGCGTCGGTGTACGTCGCGAGTGAGATCCGCCGCCCCGAGCGCAATCTTCCGCTCTCGCTGTTCGCCGGCCTCGCCATCTCGACGGCGATCTACCTGGCCGTCAACCTCGCGTATCTCGATGCGCTGTCGATCGATGCGATGCGCGCAAACGCCAACGTCGGCGAAGCCGCTGCGCGCGTATTCTTCGGCGAGCACGGCGCGACCATCGCGTCGGTTCTGATCCTCGGCTCGATCCTGAGCTGTCTGAACGCGACGATCCTCGTCGGACCTCGCATCGCCTACGCCATGGCGATCGACGGGCTGTTCTTCCGTTCGGTCCAGGGAGTGCATGAGCGCTACCGTACCCCGCACATCGCGATCGCGGTTCAGGCCATGACCGCGATCGCGCTGATCGTGCTGCTGCGGCGTTTCCCGAGCGTCCTCGACTACACGACGTTCGCGATCGTGCTCGCAACGATCGCCGACACCGCCGCGCTCTACCAGCTCCGCCGCCGCCATCCCCACCGCCCGCGCCCGTATCGCGCATGGGGCTACCCGCTCGTCCCTGCGCTCTACCTGGTAGCCAACGCCGCCATCGCCATCGCAATGCTCATCGGCCGCCCGATCGAATGCGCCGCCGCCCTGGCCGTAACCGCCACAGCCCTCCCCGCCTACGCCTTCTTCGTCAGACAAAAATAA
- a CDS encoding DedA family protein yields MLHSLFVTWFQLSRRWGYLGVFLLMAVESTVFPIPSEVVVPPAAYWAAQGEMSFWGIVLASTLGSYFGSSVSYFAANWIGRPLILRYGKYVLVPEKKWLLAERWIQHYSAGGIFYARLLPVVRHLVSLPAGAARVPFGMFSAMTLGGSFLWSVVLAWFGGQVLSDQPDLLTDPDALLRVLKAKLLWFVGAAVVLFTAYIVVDVIARRLRREATPG; encoded by the coding sequence ATGCTTCATTCTTTGTTCGTCACGTGGTTCCAGCTGTCGAGACGCTGGGGGTATCTCGGCGTTTTTCTGCTGATGGCGGTGGAATCGACCGTCTTTCCGATCCCGAGCGAAGTCGTGGTCCCGCCGGCCGCATACTGGGCTGCGCAGGGCGAGATGAGTTTCTGGGGGATCGTCCTCGCGTCGACGCTCGGCTCGTATTTCGGCTCGAGCGTTTCGTATTTCGCTGCGAACTGGATCGGCCGCCCGCTGATCCTGCGCTACGGCAAGTACGTACTGGTACCGGAGAAGAAGTGGCTACTGGCCGAACGATGGATCCAGCACTACTCCGCGGGAGGTATCTTCTACGCCCGTCTTCTCCCCGTCGTGCGTCACCTCGTCTCGTTGCCGGCCGGGGCGGCTCGCGTTCCGTTCGGCATGTTCTCGGCGATGACGCTCGGCGGCTCGTTTCTCTGGAGTGTCGTGCTCGCGTGGTTTGGCGGACAGGTACTATCGGATCAGCCTGATCTCCTGACCGATCCCGACGCACTGCTCCGCGTGCTCAAGGCCAAGCTGCTGTGGTTCGTCGGTGCAGCCGTGGTTCTGTTCACAGCGTACATCGTCGTCGACGTGATCGCGCGCAGGCTGCGAAGGGAGGCGACCCCGGGCTGA
- a CDS encoding SprT-like domain-containing protein, whose translation MSLQNSELPQRLQKRVAHWLSRWDTPSLADTLRIEFSPRLRRAFGRCYQEEQLIRLTPSLRDSQSHLLAEILCHEAAHAAVFELYGNAARPHGSEWEELMRMAGFEPRVRIPVVVRSKDAESRIVYLHHCPNCERSRHAARPMHRWRCRTCLTEGSDGRLVIRREEAARKKRPVAPERRDRKRAAASKSSLAGSKHPRPR comes from the coding sequence ATGTCACTCCAGAACTCCGAGCTTCCCCAGCGGCTGCAAAAGCGCGTGGCTCACTGGCTTTCGCGTTGGGATACCCCGTCTCTCGCCGACACGCTGCGGATCGAATTTTCGCCGCGCCTTCGCCGCGCGTTCGGCCGCTGTTACCAGGAAGAACAGCTCATCCGGCTGACACCGTCGCTGCGCGACTCGCAGTCGCACCTGCTCGCCGAAATTCTCTGCCACGAAGCCGCGCATGCCGCCGTCTTCGAGCTCTACGGGAACGCGGCCAGGCCGCATGGCTCGGAATGGGAAGAGTTGATGCGTATGGCCGGTTTCGAGCCGCGCGTCCGCATCCCTGTCGTCGTCCGCAGCAAGGACGCCGAGAGCCGCATCGTCTACCTGCACCATTGCCCCAACTGCGAGAGGTCGCGCCACGCCGCGCGCCCGATGCACCGGTGGCGTTGCCGGACGTGCCTGACCGAGGGCAGCGACGGTCGCCTCGTGATCCGGCGCGAGGAGGCAGCAAGAAAGAAGCGGCCGGTGGCTCCCGAGCGACGGGATCGCAAGCGCGCGGCGGCGAGCAAGAGCAGCCTGGCAGGATCAAAGCATCCGCGGCCGCGCTGA